A single Ignavibacteriales bacterium DNA region contains:
- the lpxK gene encoding tetraacyldisaccharide 4'-kinase — translation MAAAFRFLLWPLVPVYLAVTALRNMFFSAGINRAVKSSVPVISVGNINTGGSGKTPFVIYMSKLLLSLGKKPSVLSRGYGRTTKGYLLAAKEGRLLTSVEKCGDEIYQTVLESGVSAAVSESRVEGAKKLAADTGTDVIVLDDGFQHRWLSRDIDLVIFDVSAWLSHPAQRTLLPAGNLRELPSAIRRADAVVLNHKFSEKMFFPEEIKKYTAGKKVFNARYSAASFRDVKSGTEYDRNDFNGQKSLVVCGIANPHSFIMALASMGINTAEQMVFRDHKFYTNDEVQLIRKKFYSTNAQSVITTQKDAVKLRQFARELDDIDIYALNIELVMEEAEEFKVFVKSKI, via the coding sequence CTGGCAGCTGCGTTCCGCTTCCTGCTCTGGCCGCTTGTACCGGTTTATCTGGCGGTAACAGCTCTCAGGAATATGTTTTTTTCGGCGGGGATTAATCGTGCCGTAAAAAGCAGCGTACCGGTGATTTCAGTCGGTAATATTAATACCGGCGGCTCGGGGAAAACTCCTTTTGTGATATATATGAGTAAACTGCTCCTGTCACTTGGGAAGAAGCCCTCAGTTCTGAGCAGGGGATACGGAAGAACTACCAAAGGATACCTCCTTGCGGCAAAGGAAGGCAGGCTTTTAACAAGCGTGGAAAAATGCGGTGATGAGATATATCAGACGGTTCTTGAAAGCGGAGTTTCGGCTGCGGTCTCAGAAAGCCGTGTTGAGGGAGCGAAAAAACTGGCTGCTGATACCGGAACGGATGTGATTGTCCTTGATGACGGATTTCAGCACCGGTGGCTAAGCCGTGATATTGATCTGGTGATTTTTGATGTGAGCGCATGGCTCTCTCATCCGGCGCAGAGAACGCTGCTTCCGGCTGGAAACCTGAGGGAACTTCCCTCGGCGATCAGACGTGCGGACGCGGTGGTTCTGAATCATAAGTTCTCTGAAAAAATGTTTTTTCCTGAGGAGATAAAAAAATATACTGCCGGGAAAAAAGTGTTTAACGCGCGGTACAGCGCGGCTTCGTTCCGTGATGTGAAATCAGGAACCGAGTATGACCGGAATGATTTTAACGGCCAGAAAAGCCTGGTGGTATGCGGTATAGCGAACCCCCATTCTTTTATTATGGCGCTGGCCTCAATGGGCATTAACACAGCGGAGCAGATGGTCTTCCGTGATCATAAGTTTTATACCAATGATGAAGTGCAGCTCATCAGGAAAAAGTTTTACTCAACAAACGCGCAGTCGGTTATCACCACACAAAAAGACGCGGTTAAACTCCGGCAGTTTGCGCGTGAACTGGATGATATTGATATATACGCCCTGAACATTGAACTGGTCATGGAAGAGGCGGAAGAATTTAAAGTGTTCGTGAAATCGAAAATATAA
- a CDS encoding lysophospholipid acyltransferase family protein, translated as MIREAKHSILRFLGYHALGSVAGALCRSLRVNRTNNEIFDEYVRQNKRFILAFWHGTMLYPWYYHRGRKFLGLTSQSKDGEILARILRKWGYTVTRGSSSKGGKVALGIMTDFAKYEGSVLITPDGPRGPVMEFKPGAVVAALRSSVPLFLVGVGYEKKKHLRSWDKFSVPAFFSRVNLVYSDPVFVTREMSKEDVDQIIKKCSDELTRLQETAGVF; from the coding sequence ATGATACGCGAAGCTAAACACAGCATACTCAGGTTTCTGGGGTATCATGCACTCGGCAGTGTAGCGGGAGCATTATGCCGGTCGCTGCGGGTAAACAGAACCAACAATGAGATTTTTGATGAGTATGTGCGTCAGAATAAAAGATTCATCCTTGCCTTCTGGCACGGTACTATGCTTTATCCCTGGTATTATCACCGCGGAAGAAAATTTCTCGGCCTGACCAGTCAGAGCAAGGACGGGGAAATCCTTGCGAGAATTCTTCGCAAGTGGGGATATACCGTAACGCGCGGCAGCAGTTCAAAGGGAGGAAAAGTTGCACTCGGCATCATGACTGATTTTGCAAAGTATGAAGGTTCAGTGCTGATTACACCTGACGGTCCGCGCGGACCGGTGATGGAGTTTAAGCCCGGAGCGGTAGTTGCGGCTCTCAGAAGTTCCGTGCCTCTTTTTCTTGTGGGAGTGGGTTACGAAAAGAAAAAACATCTGCGGAGCTGGGACAAATTCTCGGTTCCCGCGTTTTTCAGCAGAGTGAATCTGGTTTATTCTGATCCGGTTTTTGTAACCAGAGAGATGAGCAAGGAGGACGTTGATCAGATAATTAAAAAATGCTCTGACGAACTGACCCGTCTGCAAGAAACAGCCGGTGTATTTTGA
- the lpxB gene encoding lipid-A-disaccharide synthase: MAEQPQRSVLIVAGEVSGDNHASAVLHRLREKAPALKFYGIGGNKMMDENAQLIEHIDNMAFLGFFEVLKHIPFIRKVQDRLMEVVRREGIDTAVLVDYPGFNLNFARRLKKAGIRVIYYISPQIWAWAPWRIRKIKRLVDRMLYVFPFEGDIYRKASIPSVYTGHPLVEKFNSYPYQPREEFFAEYGLDAQKEILLLLPGSRSHEISKILPVILPAAKRLAEESGFQIVAAGSPTISDDIYQQYLAGTGVTLIRGKSLELMRYASFGIIKSGTSTMEAGLSLLPMVVVYKTSSLTYAIGRMLVQVKNIAMANIISGETVVPELIQDDCNPDRIYQVSSEIIRSPEKRAAIKEKFALLKAKLGEKTASETAADEIIKFVYDTRS, from the coding sequence TTGGCTGAGCAGCCCCAACGCAGTGTTCTTATTGTCGCCGGTGAAGTCTCCGGTGATAATCATGCTTCTGCCGTGCTGCACAGACTGCGGGAAAAGGCTCCCGCTTTAAAATTTTATGGCATCGGGGGAAACAAAATGATGGATGAGAACGCTCAGCTGATTGAACATATTGACAATATGGCGTTTCTCGGATTCTTTGAGGTATTAAAACATATTCCTTTCATCAGAAAGGTGCAGGACCGTCTGATGGAGGTTGTCAGACGGGAAGGTATTGATACAGCCGTGCTGGTTGATTATCCCGGCTTTAATCTGAATTTTGCCCGCCGTCTGAAAAAAGCGGGTATCCGCGTGATCTATTATATATCACCGCAGATCTGGGCATGGGCCCCCTGGCGGATCAGGAAGATTAAACGGCTGGTTGACCGTATGCTGTATGTATTCCCCTTTGAGGGAGACATTTACAGGAAGGCGAGCATCCCGTCTGTATATACGGGGCACCCGCTGGTAGAAAAGTTTAATTCGTATCCGTATCAGCCCCGTGAAGAGTTTTTTGCGGAATACGGACTTGATGCTCAGAAGGAAATACTGCTTCTGCTGCCGGGAAGCAGAAGCCATGAGATAAGCAAAATTCTGCCGGTGATTCTCCCCGCGGCAAAACGGCTTGCTGAAGAATCCGGTTTTCAGATTGTGGCAGCGGGTTCCCCGACCATCAGTGATGATATATATCAGCAGTATCTGGCGGGCACCGGTGTAACGCTGATCCGCGGGAAATCCCTTGAACTGATGCGGTATGCCTCATTCGGCATTATCAAATCGGGAACATCAACCATGGAAGCGGGACTTTCGCTCCTGCCGATGGTTGTGGTGTATAAAACAAGTTCCCTGACTTACGCAATAGGGCGGATGCTTGTTCAGGTGAAAAATATTGCCATGGCAAATATCATCTCCGGCGAAACAGTTGTACCGGAACTGATTCAGGATGACTGCAATCCGGATAGGATATATCAGGTGTCTTCTGAAATCATCCGGAGTCCTGAAAAACGGGCGGCGATTAAGGAAAAATTTGCCCTGCTGAAAGCAAAACTCGGTGAAAAGACCGCGTCAGAAACTGCCGCTGATGAGATTATAAAGTTTGTCTATGATACGCGAAGCTAA
- a CDS encoding isoprenylcysteine carboxylmethyltransferase family protein, whose amino-acid sequence MSDLRSTVFKYRSYTPIPFLLVMFFYAESNLYSMIAGALIVIAGELIRLWGVTWAGSETRTTGTVGGTYLIISGPFGYVRNPLYVGNILLYIGFGVFSNALFPYLQIAALVFFAVQYHLIVEGEEGYLRKTFGADYDDYCKNVPRFIPRLTPWKKETVVQPPQSLQAGLRSERRTLQAIFFVTLTLVIIYSVRKFG is encoded by the coding sequence ATGAGCGATCTGAGAAGCACGGTCTTTAAATACCGGAGTTATACTCCCATACCATTCCTTCTGGTAATGTTTTTTTACGCTGAGAGCAATCTCTACAGTATGATTGCCGGCGCACTCATCGTTATAGCAGGCGAACTGATCCGGCTCTGGGGTGTTACCTGGGCAGGAAGCGAGACCCGCACTACCGGAACTGTAGGAGGCACCTATCTGATTATCAGCGGGCCGTTTGGTTATGTGCGGAATCCCCTCTATGTGGGCAATATCCTGTTATATATAGGGTTCGGCGTTTTTTCAAATGCCCTGTTTCCCTATTTGCAGATAGCGGCTCTGGTGTTCTTCGCTGTTCAGTATCACCTGATTGTTGAAGGGGAAGAGGGATATCTCCGGAAAACCTTCGGCGCTGACTATGATGATTATTGCAAGAATGTTCCCCGCTTTATTCCCAGACTCACTCCGTGGAAAAAAGAAACCGTAGTGCAGCCGCCGCAGAGTCTGCAGGCAGGTCTCCGCTCAGAGCGCCGCACGTTGCAGGCAATCTTCTTTGTAACTCTTACCCTGGTGATCATATACAGTGTGAGGAAGTTTGGCTGA
- a CDS encoding MtnX-like HAD-IB family phosphatase, with translation MKDRQIKIFVDFDGTISTEDVGEKLFIETIPEGKVFPILEDIKTKSITAREGWNRLFQAAEGLTRNKVAEIAGTISLEKGVKEFLTYCSEQQFDVYILSDGFEEYIEPILGRHGITGIPLFANRLADAGNGGLSPVFPWTDEECPVCANCKRNHLISNSADDDVTVYIGNGSSDTCPVGYADYVFAKDYLLKYCEKERITFFPYKDFNDIRKRFTELADGKKMKKRHRAETLRKQLYKLG, from the coding sequence ATGAAAGACCGTCAGATAAAAATATTCGTAGATTTTGACGGTACGATTTCAACTGAGGATGTCGGGGAGAAACTCTTTATCGAGACGATACCGGAGGGAAAAGTTTTTCCGATTCTGGAAGATATCAAAACAAAATCCATCACCGCACGGGAGGGATGGAACCGGCTGTTTCAGGCGGCTGAGGGGCTGACCCGGAATAAAGTCGCGGAAATTGCCGGGACAATCAGCCTGGAAAAAGGCGTGAAAGAATTCCTGACCTACTGTTCAGAGCAGCAGTTTGATGTGTATATCCTGAGCGACGGGTTCGAGGAATATATAGAACCGATTCTCGGCAGGCATGGCATAACGGGTATTCCTCTTTTTGCTAACCGTCTTGCTGATGCCGGAAACGGAGGGCTCTCACCGGTATTCCCCTGGACTGATGAGGAGTGCCCCGTCTGCGCGAACTGCAAACGGAATCACCTGATCAGCAACAGTGCGGATGATGATGTGACGGTATATATCGGCAACGGATCATCAGACACCTGTCCGGTCGGTTATGCTGATTACGTCTTCGCGAAGGATTATCTTCTGAAATACTGCGAGAAGGAACGGATTACGTTCTTTCCGTATAAGGATTTTAATGATATCAGAAAGCGGTTCACTGAACTTGCCGACGGTAAAAAAATGAAAAAGCGCCACAGAGCAGAGACTCTGAGAAAGCAATTATATAAACTTGGTTAA
- a CDS encoding T9SS type A sorting domain-containing protein, with translation MRDRSEGGFIFWQDSVSGKSRVSFQTFDRNNRYLLGAGGVYISPPAEEQVNPVAFAHLPGSSVLLWENTDAEGKTELAAQRFSLKGKPMWEEGGVHLSNGELNVDEYRGTSAENGTIYIFFTESAGMSGGILSGIRFFRITSSGYAETPVNGEMIYRTGSAIRQLSISPNSKGSILVSWLENTGKGEVLKALMFDPETGEQVTKPQTISHATQRVLSYTMAAADDLFYLCWQTMGKGRNIYHEVLNGSGKKLMNKPLEEAVKTPGTNSNPQVFASSGEVVISWLNDNKGNVSLLLSKIRLSGDLIKNEYINVFGVKENTWRYGQVLYPGNGGEVILSWFEGRKGASATALYVQRFSKSLVPLLAGGPALAAPSAASVSYIWFFPDAVSGVLAVYKEKSEKENAITAKYLRGASDASPAVTDIAVQASGDSVTLRWSVVNESQISLMQLERYEAEGDEGWVVLAEFTPQSFSPEQNYSYSHMPYVYGNVDYRVVLTAKSGDVITSGAVTTKVTPVLTSDIKLFQNTPNPFSSVTVIPFFLAEAMEVKIEIYNSRIERVRLYEIPDADEGLNKLEISADDLSPGVYFYRFTAGEYKEVKKMVVSRE, from the coding sequence GTGAGGGACCGGAGTGAGGGAGGGTTTATCTTCTGGCAGGATTCGGTATCAGGAAAGAGCAGGGTAAGTTTCCAGACTTTTGACCGGAATAACCGCTACCTGCTTGGCGCGGGAGGCGTATATATATCACCCCCGGCAGAGGAGCAGGTGAACCCTGTTGCGTTTGCCCATCTCCCCGGTTCCTCGGTTCTGCTGTGGGAAAATACCGACGCGGAGGGAAAAACCGAACTTGCCGCGCAGAGATTTTCACTGAAGGGAAAACCGATGTGGGAAGAAGGGGGAGTGCATCTGAGCAACGGCGAACTGAATGTTGATGAATACCGGGGCACATCCGCGGAAAACGGCACGATATATATATTCTTTACGGAATCTGCGGGCATGAGCGGAGGCATTCTCAGCGGAATCCGTTTCTTCAGGATTACCTCTTCCGGATACGCGGAGACTCCCGTTAACGGAGAGATGATCTACCGCACCGGTTCGGCAATTCGTCAGTTGAGCATTTCGCCGAACAGCAAAGGCAGCATTCTGGTTTCCTGGCTTGAAAACACCGGCAAAGGTGAAGTTTTAAAGGCGCTGATGTTTGATCCTGAAACAGGAGAACAGGTCACCAAACCGCAGACGATATCTCACGCAACACAGCGTGTGCTCAGTTATACCATGGCCGCGGCTGATGATCTTTTTTATCTCTGCTGGCAGACGATGGGAAAAGGAAGAAATATCTATCATGAAGTTCTTAACGGATCAGGAAAAAAACTGATGAATAAACCGCTTGAAGAAGCGGTTAAGACCCCTGGCACCAACAGCAATCCGCAGGTGTTCGCTTCCTCCGGTGAAGTGGTTATCTCCTGGCTGAATGATAACAAGGGGAATGTCAGTCTGCTGCTGAGCAAAATACGCCTGAGCGGTGACCTGATTAAGAATGAATATATAAATGTTTTTGGCGTGAAGGAAAATACCTGGCGCTACGGACAGGTGCTCTACCCTGGAAACGGCGGTGAGGTGATCCTCTCCTGGTTTGAAGGAAGAAAAGGAGCATCAGCAACGGCACTCTATGTTCAGCGTTTTTCAAAATCACTGGTGCCTCTGCTGGCAGGCGGTCCCGCGCTTGCGGCCCCTTCCGCGGCAAGTGTCAGTTATATCTGGTTTTTTCCTGATGCGGTGAGCGGTGTGCTCGCGGTATATAAGGAAAAATCGGAAAAGGAAAATGCCATCACGGCTAAATATCTGCGCGGTGCCTCCGATGCTTCACCGGCGGTGACTGATATAGCAGTACAGGCTAGCGGCGACTCTGTTACTCTCCGCTGGAGCGTGGTAAATGAATCGCAGATCAGCCTGATGCAGCTTGAAAGGTATGAAGCCGAAGGAGATGAAGGATGGGTGGTTCTCGCGGAATTTACTCCGCAGTCCTTCAGCCCGGAACAGAATTACAGCTATTCCCACATGCCTTATGTATACGGAAATGTGGATTACCGGGTTGTGCTCACGGCAAAGAGCGGTGATGTGATAACCTCCGGCGCTGTAACTACAAAAGTGACGCCGGTACTTACATCCGATATAAAATTATTTCAGAATACGCCGAATCCGTTTTCCTCTGTCACGGTGATACCATTTTTCCTGGCTGAGGCGATGGAAGTAAAAATTGAGATATATAACTCACGCATTGAACGCGTCCGGCTCTATGAAATACCTGACGCGGATGAAGGGCTGAACAAGCTGGAAATCTCCGCGGATGATCTTTCCCCCGGAGTATATTTCTACCGCTTTACGGCAGGGGAGTATAAGGAAGTGAAAAAAATGGTAGTGTCCAGGGAATGA
- the smc gene encoding chromosome segregation protein SMC: protein MYLSRLEILGFKSFQQKTDVKFNPGLTGIVGPNGCGKTNIVDAIRWALGEQKSSTLRSDKMENVIFNGTATKKPMGMAEVSLVIENHKGLLPSEYNEVVITRRIFRSGESEYLLNRNLCRLKDITSLFMDTGMGANAYSVIELKMVESILSNKADERRVMFEEAAGVNKYKLRRRLSLKKLDEVRLDLNRVNDIISEVEKRVATLERQAKRADKFNVLSSQLKEIELEFVSRKLALLELEKQALYIRKDETAQRRSLIDAEIDSLEENLNGLKHELDAIEEQLREKRNAITAETEKIHHASQAVSVTDERRKSLQKNLLTYEKEIEDLKQDEEYTSSLIEEYKERIEELSSELATLRVRKEEIESTKDIRAEELEKKRAGLDNFSQALLKKHRDLSYLENQIAALRKTIDGEAAQLRQREEQKLRQDEKAVKSAQFLDNLQKDRAETESQIASAETELAEAQKRKEQLEQLLSSLRKQEADEKNLLFSIKDKITFIKNLIDNLEGFSKGSKLLMEKDEWTSGQKNLLGNLGNTPVKFRLAVESALRNNINNIIVSSIDDVLKGISLLKSGNAGKASFYFASAEEEKPKGLAGFFRSYIRKKDRKKLEQSEGFISWVYDAIETETRWKPFFSKIVHDFVITDTLESALKLSAKYREYTFTTLEGDIVYPSGVIEAGSIPGPDETIFGRKKLLEELNGAVPGHEENLALLQGEIHKAEEELSFIDLKTISDRIKVLNNEINSIERQINQFEYEKKKAEEESERLAGEIKTISVSLETNRSQIAQNESEYTSFKDAVKADEEQANTLQLEYKKSEQENAELITTLNDAIVSIERKGGEIRNLESSIKNSEQNIINIQQRIEKRRKDIETAQDEYDYLEELNTERRIELTELQNGRELLRGEEKQIDDLSKEKKVVVVQIESDVHKKRKEKEALGDEIFQIELSLNQLALNIGNLIDHTKESYGVEPEVKEYDDLGTYDFDGIQNQINELKQSRKNLGAINFDAYTEYEEEKTRMEFLQGQRDDLTVAETDLLKTIEEINETAQTLFMDTFNKIRAHYISIFRKLFNEGDEADLRLEEDADPLEAKIEIIAKPKGKRPLTIEQLSGGEKTLTAIALLFAIYMVKPSPFCILDEIDAPLDDANIDRFTRIIRDFSKDTQFIIITHNKRTMEATDALYGITMQEIGVSKLVSVKFNEELGISA from the coding sequence TTGTATTTATCCCGATTAGAAATATTAGGTTTTAAGTCTTTTCAGCAGAAGACGGATGTGAAATTTAATCCGGGTCTCACCGGTATTGTGGGCCCGAACGGCTGCGGAAAGACCAATATCGTTGACGCGATCCGCTGGGCTCTGGGCGAACAGAAAAGCAGTACGCTCCGTTCCGATAAAATGGAGAACGTTATCTTTAACGGAACAGCCACTAAAAAGCCGATGGGTATGGCTGAGGTTTCTCTCGTTATAGAAAATCATAAGGGACTGCTCCCCAGCGAATATAATGAAGTGGTTATAACCCGCCGTATCTTCCGTTCCGGCGAAAGTGAATATCTCCTGAACCGGAATCTCTGCCGTCTGAAAGATATAACCAGTCTTTTTATGGATACCGGCATGGGCGCGAATGCGTATTCCGTGATCGAGCTGAAAATGGTTGAGTCCATTCTGAGCAATAAAGCGGATGAACGCCGGGTGATGTTTGAGGAAGCAGCAGGCGTGAATAAATATAAACTGCGCCGCCGCCTCTCTCTTAAGAAACTTGATGAGGTGCGCCTCGACCTCAACCGCGTGAATGATATCATCTCCGAAGTGGAAAAGCGCGTTGCCACGCTTGAGCGCCAGGCAAAACGTGCCGATAAGTTTAATGTACTTTCCTCGCAGCTGAAGGAGATTGAACTCGAGTTCGTTTCCCGCAAACTCGCGCTGCTTGAACTGGAAAAACAGGCGCTGTATATACGGAAGGATGAAACAGCTCAGAGGCGTTCCCTGATTGATGCTGAGATTGATTCGCTTGAAGAAAACCTGAACGGCCTGAAGCATGAACTTGATGCCATTGAGGAACAGCTCCGGGAAAAACGCAACGCTATTACCGCGGAGACCGAAAAAATTCACCATGCAAGCCAAGCGGTTTCCGTTACCGATGAAAGAAGAAAATCCCTTCAGAAAAATCTTCTGACCTACGAAAAGGAAATCGAAGACCTGAAGCAGGATGAGGAATATACCTCCTCCCTGATTGAAGAATATAAAGAGCGGATTGAAGAACTCTCCTCCGAACTGGCTACGCTCCGCGTACGCAAAGAAGAAATTGAATCTACTAAAGATATACGGGCTGAAGAGCTGGAAAAAAAGCGCGCCGGGCTTGATAATTTTTCTCAGGCGCTTCTGAAGAAACACCGCGACCTTTCTTATCTCGAAAATCAGATAGCTGCGCTCCGTAAAACCATTGATGGTGAGGCAGCACAGCTCAGACAGCGGGAAGAGCAGAAACTCAGACAGGATGAAAAAGCTGTGAAGTCTGCACAGTTCCTTGATAATCTGCAGAAAGACCGTGCTGAAACCGAGAGCCAGATCGCTTCGGCTGAAACGGAACTTGCCGAGGCACAGAAGCGGAAAGAACAGCTTGAACAGCTGCTTTCTTCCCTGCGCAAACAGGAGGCTGATGAAAAGAATCTCCTCTTCTCCATAAAGGATAAGATCACTTTTATTAAAAACCTGATTGATAATCTTGAGGGATTTTCAAAAGGTTCAAAGCTCCTCATGGAAAAAGATGAGTGGACTTCGGGCCAGAAAAATCTTCTCGGCAATCTTGGCAATACTCCGGTTAAATTCCGCCTCGCGGTTGAATCCGCCCTGCGGAATAATATCAATAATATCATCGTCAGCAGTATTGACGACGTTCTGAAAGGTATATCCCTCCTGAAAAGCGGAAACGCGGGGAAAGCATCATTTTACTTTGCGTCTGCTGAAGAGGAAAAACCGAAAGGACTAGCCGGATTTTTCAGATCATATATACGCAAAAAAGACCGGAAGAAGCTGGAACAGTCGGAAGGATTCATCAGCTGGGTGTATGATGCCATTGAAACTGAAACACGGTGGAAGCCGTTCTTCAGCAAAATTGTGCATGATTTTGTTATTACCGACACTCTTGAATCCGCTTTAAAACTTTCAGCGAAATACCGGGAATATACCTTCACCACGCTTGAGGGGGATATTGTTTATCCTTCCGGAGTAATTGAAGCCGGTTCCATCCCCGGTCCTGATGAAACCATCTTCGGCAGAAAAAAACTGCTGGAGGAACTTAACGGCGCTGTCCCCGGGCATGAGGAAAACCTTGCGCTTCTGCAGGGGGAAATTCATAAGGCTGAGGAGGAACTCTCTTTCATTGATCTGAAAACCATCAGTGACCGGATAAAGGTGCTGAATAATGAAATCAACTCCATCGAGCGGCAGATCAATCAGTTTGAGTATGAAAAGAAAAAAGCTGAGGAAGAATCTGAACGTCTTGCCGGTGAAATAAAAACTATCTCAGTTTCACTCGAAACAAACCGCAGTCAGATTGCGCAGAATGAGTCGGAATACACCTCATTCAAGGATGCTGTTAAGGCGGATGAAGAGCAGGCAAATACCCTGCAGCTTGAATATAAAAAGAGCGAGCAGGAAAATGCAGAACTAATCACAACTCTGAATGACGCTATCGTTTCCATAGAGCGTAAAGGAGGGGAGATCCGGAATCTTGAAAGCAGCATAAAGAACAGCGAACAGAATATCATTAATATACAGCAGCGCATCGAAAAACGCCGCAAAGATATTGAAACCGCTCAGGATGAGTATGATTATCTTGAAGAACTGAATACAGAACGCAGAATAGAACTGACCGAACTGCAGAACGGACGTGAGCTGCTGCGCGGTGAGGAAAAACAGATTGACGATCTTTCCAAAGAAAAGAAAGTGGTCGTGGTTCAGATTGAATCTGATGTCCATAAGAAAAGAAAAGAGAAAGAAGCCCTGGGAGATGAAATATTCCAGATTGAGCTTTCCCTGAATCAGCTCGCGCTGAATATCGGTAACCTGATTGACCACACAAAAGAAAGTTACGGCGTTGAACCTGAGGTTAAGGAATATGACGACCTTGGTACCTATGACTTTGACGGCATTCAGAATCAGATTAACGAACTGAAGCAGTCAAGAAAAAATCTCGGCGCAATCAACTTTGATGCATATACCGAGTATGAAGAGGAAAAAACCAGAATGGAATTCCTGCAGGGGCAGCGGGATGACCTGACGGTAGCGGAAACTGATTTGCTGAAGACGATTGAGGAAATCAACGAAACAGCACAGACCCTCTTTATGGACACATTCAATAAAATCCGTGCCCACTATATAAGCATCTTCAGAAAGCTGTTTAATGAGGGGGATGAAGCTGACCTCCGTCTTGAGGAAGATGCAGATCCGCTTGAAGCAAAAATTGAAATTATCGCTAAGCCGAAAGGCAAACGGCCTCTGACCATTGAGCAGCTTTCGGGAGGGGAAAAAACCCTGACCGCTATCGCGCTGCTTTTTGCTATATATATGGTTAAGCCGAGCCCCTTCTGTATTCTGGATGAAATTGACGCGCCGCTTGATGACGCGAATATTGACCGCTTTACCCGCATCATCCGGGACTTCAGCAAGGATACACAGTTTATTATTATCACCCATAACAAGCGCACCATGGAAGCCACCGACGCACTCTACGGAATCACTATGCAGGAGATCGGGGTTTCAAAACTGGTGAGCGTTAAGTTTAATGAGGAATTGGGCATAAGCGCCTGA
- the rpsT gene encoding 30S ribosomal protein S20 — translation MANHKSAKKRIRTNSRRNEVNKASVSQMKTLIKKVYALTEKEEGDKTYKEAVAVLDRMATKGRIPKNNASRKKSALTKYVNGLAAKTA, via the coding sequence ATGGCTAATCACAAATCAGCTAAAAAGAGAATCAGAACCAACTCCAGGAGAAACGAAGTTAACAAAGCTTCCGTTTCCCAGATGAAGACTTTGATCAAAAAAGTCTATGCCCTTACCGAAAAGGAAGAAGGGGATAAGACCTATAAAGAAGCAGTTGCAGTTCTGGACAGAATGGCTACCAAAGGCAGAATTCCCAAGAATAATGCTTCACGGAAAAAGTCTGCCCTGACCAAGTACGTTAACGGCTTAGCAGCAAAGACCGCCTAA